One Cyprinus carpio isolate SPL01 unplaced genomic scaffold, ASM1834038v1 S000006701, whole genome shotgun sequence DNA window includes the following coding sequences:
- the LOC109083703 gene encoding LOW QUALITY PROTEIN: vacuole membrane protein 1 (The sequence of the model RefSeq protein was modified relative to this genomic sequence to represent the inferred CDS: deleted 2 bases in 1 codon): MAANGAECEQPQKRLGPKDKQNGSSTDSSLRERKQQDREERLSLVLWKRPFTTLQYFFIETLITLKEWTWKLWQRRGVVFLSVVLFSLFSMAYSVEGEHQQYVQYLEKKFLWCAYWVGLGILSSVGLGTGLHTFLLYLGPHIASVTLAAYECGSVNFPEPPYPAQIMCPEEEVLQESISLWTIMSKVRLEACMWGAGTAIGELPPYFMARAARLSGADPDDEDYEEFEEMLEQAQSAQDFATRGKLAVQNMVQKVGFFGILACASIPNPLFDLAGITCGHFLIPFWTFFGATLIGKAIIKMHIQKLFVIITFSKHIVEQMVSLIGSIPGIGASLQKPFREYLEAQRAKLHNPAGDGAAAGESWLSWVFEKVVLVMVCYFILSIINSMAQSYAKRLQQKKYSEEKMK, encoded by the exons ATGGCTGCGAATGGAGCAGAATGTGAACAGCCACAGAAAAGACTAGGACCTAAAGACAAGCAGAATGGCAGTTCTACAG ATTCatctctgagagagagaaagcagcagGACAGGGAAGAGCGTCTCTCTTTAGTGCTGTGGAAGAGGCCTTTTACCACACTACAGTATTTCTTCATAGAAACCCTCATTACCCTGAAAGAATGGACGTGGAA gctTTGGCAGAGAAGAGGTGTGGTATTTTTGTCTGTAGTCCTATTTTCACTTTTCTCAATGGCTTACTCAGTAGAAGGAGAACATCAACAG tatGTACAGTACCTGGAGAAGAAGTTCCTGTGGTGCGCCTACTGGGTAGGCCTGGGGATTTTGTCTTCGGTCGGTCTTGGCACTGGACTGCACACTTTCCTTCTGTACCTG GGTCCACACATAGCTTCTGTCACTCTGGCTGCATATGAATGTGGCTCTGTGAATTTCCCCGAGCCGCCCTACCCAGCCCAGATAATGTGTCCGGAGGAGGAGGTCCTGCAGGAGAGCATCTCACTATGGACCATCATGTCGAAGGTTCGCCTGGAGGCTTGCATGTGG GGTGCAGGCACAGCTATTGGAGAGCTGCCTCCTTACTTCATGGCACGGGCGGCACGGCTGTCTGGAGCAGATCCTGATGATGAAGATTATGAGGAATTTGAGGAGATGCTGGAGCAGGCACAGAGTGCACAG GATTTTGCAACAAGAGGCAAGCTTGCAGTGCAAAACATGGTGCAGAAAGTGGGATTTTTTGGAATTCTAGCTTGTGCCTCT ATCCCAAATCCCTTGTTTGACCTGGCTGGAATCACCTGCGGTCATTTCCTGATTCCATTTTGGACCTTCTTTGGAGCGACTCTCATTGGAAAGGCCATCATTAAGATGCACATTCAG AAACTGTTTGTTATCATAACATTCAGCAAGCACATAGTGGAGCAGATGGTCTCTCTGATCGG TAGTATCCCTGGAATAGGAGCATCCCTTCAGAAACCTTTTAGGGAGTACTTGGAGGCCCAGAGAGCCAAGCTTCATAACCCAGCGGGCGATGGAGCAGCAGCA ggTGAAAGCTGGCTCTCG TGGGTATTTGAGAAAGTGGTGCTTGTCATGGTGTGCTATTTTATTCTGTCCATTATTAACTCCATGGCACAGAGCTATGCCAAGCGTCTCCAGCAGAAGAAGTACTCAGAGGAGAAAATGAAATGA
- the cltcb gene encoding LOW QUALITY PROTEIN: clathrin heavy chain 1 (The sequence of the model RefSeq protein was modified relative to this genomic sequence to represent the inferred CDS: inserted 1 base in 1 codon; deleted 11 bases in 8 codons; substituted 1 base at 1 genomic stop codon), producing MAQILLPIRFQEHLQLQNLGINPANIGFSTLTMESDKFIICLREKVGEQAQVVIIDMSDPNTPIRRPISADSAIMNPASKVTALKSDSAKTLQIFNIEMKSKMKAHTMTEDVTFWKWISLNTVALVTDNAVYHWSMEGDSQPIKVFDRHSSLAGCQIINYRTDAKQKWLLLIGISAQENRVVGAMQLYSVDDRKVSQPIEGHAAGHGFAQFKKLKGGNAEESTLFCFAVRGQAGGKLHIIEVGTPPSGNQPFPKKSSRCVFFPPEAQNDFPVAMQISSKHDVVFLITKYGYIHLYDLEMGTCIYMNRISGETIFVTAPHEATSGIIGVNRKGQVLSVCVEEENIIPYITNVLQNPDLALRMAVRNNLAGAEELFARKFNNLFAGGNYSEAAKVAANAPKGILRTPDTIRRFQSVPAQPGQTSPLLQYFGILLDQGQLNKFESLELCRPVLQQGRKQLLEKWLKEDKLECSEELGDLVKSVDPTLALSVYLRANVPNKVIQCFAETGQFQKNCTVCKKRXVGYTPDWIFLLRNVMRISPEQGLQFSQMLVQDEEPLADITQIVDVFMEYNLIQQCTSFLLDALKNNRPTEGPLQTRLLEMNLMHAPQVADAILGNQMFTHYDRAHVAQLCEKAGLLQRALEHYTDLYDIKRAVVHTHLLNPEWLVNYFGSLSVEDSLECLRAMLSANIRQNLQICVQVASKYHEQLSTQSLTELFESFKSFEGLFYFLGSIVNFSQDPEVHFKYIQAACKTGQIKEVERICRESNCYDPDRVKNFLKEAKLTDQLPXIIVCDRFDFVHDLVLYLYRNSLQKYIEIYVQKVNPSRLPVVIGGLLDVDCSEDVIKNLILVVRGQFSTDELVAEVEKRNRLKLLLPWLEARIHEGCEEPATHNALAKIYIDSNNNPERFLRENPYYDSRVVGKYCEKRDPHLACVAYERGQCDQELIHVCNENSLFKSLSRYLVRRKDAELWASVLLESNPYRRPLIDQVVQTALSETQDPEEVSVTVKAFMTADLPNELIELLEKIVLDNSVFSEHRNLQNLLILTAIKADRTRVMEYINRLDNYDAPDIANIAISNELFEEAFAIFRKFDVNTSAVQVLIEHIGNLDRAYEFAERCNEPAVWSQLAKAQQLQKGLVKEAIDSYIKADDPSAYMEVGQAAAQSGNWEDLVKFLQMARKKARESYVETELIFALAKTNRLAELEEFINGPNNAHIQQVGDRCYDEKMYEAAKLLYNNVSNFGRLASTLVHLGEYQAAVDGARKANSTRTWKEVCFACVDGKEFRLAQMCGLHIVVHADELEELINYYQDRGYFEELITMLEAALGLERAHMGMFTELAILYSKFKPQKMREHLELFWSRVNIPKVLRAAEQAHLWGELVFLYDKYEEFDNAIITMMNHPSDAWKESQFKDIITKVANVELYYKATQFYLEFKPLLLNDLLIVLSPRLDHTRAVNFFSKVKQLSLVKPYLRSVQNHNNKAVNEALNNLFITEEDYQALRTSIDAYDNFDNISLAQSLERHELIEFRRIAAYLFKGNNRWKQSVELCKKDKLYKDAMQYASESKDTELAEELLQWFLQEDKKECFAACLFTCYDLLRPDVVLETAWRHNLMDFSMPYFIQVMREYLSKVDKLDASESLRKEEEQLTEAQPIVYGTPQLMLTAGPNVAVPPQQPYGYGYPTATGYGQPAQPGFGYGM from the exons CGGCAAAAACCCTTCAGATTTTCAACATTGAAATGAAGAGCAAGATGAAGGCCCACACCATGACCGAGGACGTTACATTTTGGAAGTGGATCTCTCTCAATACCGTAGCACTTGTGACAGACAATGCAGTCTATCACTGGAGTATGGAAGGAGACTCACAGCCCATCAAAGTCTTTGACCGACATTCCAGTTTAGCaggctgtcaaattattaattacCGCACTGACGCCAAACAGAAATGGCTGCTTCTGATTGGAATTTCTGCACAGG AAAACCGCGTTGTGGGCGCAATGCAACTTTACTCAGTGGAC GACAGAAAGGTGTCGCAGCCGATCGAAGGCCATGCTGCTGGCCATGGATTTGCTcagtttaaaaagttaaaa ggaGGAAATGCTGAGGAATCCACCCTTTTCTGCTTTGCTGTTCGGGGACAAGCTGGAGGAAAG tTGCACATTATTGAAGTTGGAACACCTCCGTCAGGTAATCAGCCGTTTCCAAAGAAAAGCAGTcgatgtgtttttttccccccagaggCCCAGAACGATTTTCCGGTTGCCATGCAG ATAAGTTCCAAGCATGATGTTGTCTTTCTCATCACCAAATATGGCTACATCCACCTGTATGACCTTGAGATGGGCACCTGCATCTACATGAACAGGATCAGTGGAGAGACCATTTTTGTCACCGCCCCTCATGAAGCCACATCTGGCATTATTGGAGTGAACCGGAAGGGACAGG ttctgtctgtctgtgtggagGAAGAAAACATCATTCCTTACATCACTAACGTGCTGCAGAACCCTGATCTGGCCCTCAGGATGGCCGTCCGCAACAACTTGGCAGGTGCCGAGGAGCTCTTTGCTCGCAAATTCAACAATCTGTTTGCTGGTGGAAACTACTCTGAAGCTGCCAAAGTGGCTGCCAATGCACCAAAG GGCATCCTGCGCACC CCAGACACCATCCGTCGGTTCCAGAGTGTTCCTGCTCAGCCCGGTCAGACTTCA CCCCTGCTGCAGTACTTTGGGATTCTGCTGGACCAGGGCCAGCTGAACAAGTTTGAGTCATTGGAGCTTTGCAGGCCCGTCCTGCAGCAAGGCCGC AAACAGCTCCTGGAGAAATGGCTGAAAGAAGACAAG CTGGAGTGCTCTGAAGAGTTGGGTGATCTGGTGAAGTCTGTGGATCCAACTCTTGCGCTTAGCGTTTATCTAAGAGCCAACGTTCCCAACAAAGTGATCCAGTGTTTCGCAGAGACTGGGCAGTTCCAAAAAAATTGTACTGTATGCAAAAAAAGgtga GTTGGCTACACTCCAGACTGGATCTTCCTGTTGAGGAACGTCATGCGGATCAGTCCAGAACAAGGCCTGCAGTTC TCCCAAATGCTCGTTCAAGATGAGGAACCTCTGGCTGACATTACTCAG ATTGTGGATGTGTTTATGGAGTATAACCTGATCCAGCAGTGCACTTCTTTCCTGTTGGATGCCTTGAAGAACAACCGCCCCACTGAGGGTCCTTTGCAGACTCGTCTGTTGGAAATGAACTTGATGCATGCCCCACAG GTGGCAGATGCCATCCTGGGGAACCAGATGTTCACTCACTACGACCGAGCCCATGTGGCACAGCTGTGTGAGAAGGCAGGTCTTCTACAGAGAGCTCTGGAGCACTACACTGACCTGTATGACATCAAACGAGCCGTGGTCCACACCCACCTTCTAAACCCAGAG TGGCTGGTGAACTACTTCGGCTCTCTGTCAGTGGAGGACTCTCTGGAGTGTCTGAGAGCCATGCTGTCTGCTAACATCAGGCAGAACCTTCAGATCTGTGTCCAGGTGGCCTCCAAGTATCACGAGCAGCTCTCCACCCAGTCGCTCACAGAGCTCTTCGAGTCCTTCAAGAGCTTTGAGG GTCTGTTCTACTTTCTGGGCTCCATTGTGAACTTCAGCCAGGATCCAGAGGTTCACTTCAAATACATCCAGGCTGCCTGTAAAACTGGTCAAATCAAGGAAGTGGAGAGAATCTGCAGAGAGAGCAACTGTTATGATCCTGACCGTGTGAAGAACTTCCTCAAG GAAGCAAAACTGACCGACCAGCTGC TCATCATTGTGTGTGACCGCTTTGACTTTGTCCATGACCTGGTGCTCTACTTGTACCGCAACAGCCTGCAGAAGTACATTGAGATCTATGTTCAGAAGGT AAACCCCAGCCGTTTACCCGTGGTGATTGGAGGGCTGCTGGATGTGGACTGCTCCGAGGACGTCATTAAGAATCTCATTCTGGTGGTCAGAGGCCAGTTCTCCACTGATGAGCTTGTGGCCGAGGTGGAGAAAAGAAACAG ACTGAAGCTGCTTCTTCCGTGGTTGGAGGCCCGTATCCACGAGGGCTGTGAGGAACCTGCTACCCATAATGCCCTGGCTAAGATCTACATCGACAGCAACAACAACCCTGAGCGCTTCCTCCGAGAGAACCCCTATTATGATAGTCGCGTGGTGGGCAAGTACTGCGAGAAGAGGGACCCCCATCTGGCCTGTGTGGCTTATGAGAGAGGACAGTGTGACCAAGAGCTCATCCAT GTTTGCAATGAGAACTCGCTCTTCAAGAGTCTGTCCCGATACCTTGTGCGTCGTAAGGACGCTGAGCTGTGGGCTAGTGTGCTTCTGGAAAGCAACCCTTACAGGAGACCTCTAATCGACCAG GTTGTTCAAACTGCCCTGTCTGAGACTCAGGACCCTGAGGAAGTCTCTGTTACTGTCAAAGCTTTCATGACTGCTGACCTACCCAATGAACTCATTGAACTCCTGGAGAAGATCGTCCTGGACAACTCTGTT TTCAGCGAACACAG GAACCTGCAGAACCTCCTGATTCTGACAGCCATCAAAGCTGACCGCACTCGTGTCATGGAGTACATCAACCGCCTCGACAACTATGACGCCCCAGACATCGCTAACATTGCCATTAGCAATGAGCTCTTCGAGGAGGCTTTTGCAATCTTCAGGAAGTTCGATGTGAACACATCAGCAGTGCAG GTTCTTATCGAACACATTGGGAATCTGGACCGGGCCTATGAGTTTGCTGAGCGCTGTAATGAGCCGGCCGTGTGGAGTCAGCTGGCTAAAGCACAGCAGCTGCAGAAGGGACTGGTGAAAGAGGCCATTGACTCTTACATCAAAGCTGACGACCCTTCAGCCTACATGGAAGTGGGACAAGCTGCTGCCCAAAGTG GAAACTGGGAGGATCTGGTCAAGTTTCTGCAGATGGCTCGTAAGAAGGCCCGTGAATCGTATGTAGAGACCGAGCTGATCTTTGCCCTGGCCAAGACCAACCGTCTGGCTGAACTGGAGGAGTTTATCAATGGGCCAAACAACGCACACATTCAACAA GTTGGTGACCGATGCTATGACGAGAAGATGTACGAGGCAGCAAAACTACTTTATAACAATGTATCCAACTTCGGCCGTCTGGCCTCCACTCTGGTGCATCTTGGCGAGTATCAGGCTGCTGTTGATGGGGCCCGCAAGGCCAACAGCACAAGGACCTGGAAAGAG GTTTGCTTTGCCTGTGTTGATGGGAAGGAGTTTCGTCTTGCTCAGATGTGTGGATTACATATTGTCGTTCATGCTGATGAACTTGAGGAGCTCATCAACTACTACCAG GACCGTGGCTATTTCGAGGAGCTGATCACCATGCTGGAGGCGGCGCTGGGGTTGGAGCGCGCTCACATGGGCATGTTCACAGAACTTGCTATCCTCTACTCCAAATTCAAACCGCAGAAGATGAGGGAGCACCTGGAGCTCTTCTGGTCCAGAGTAAACATTCCCAAG GTTCTGAGGGCAGCAGAACAGGCTCACCTGTGGGGAGAGCTAGTCTTCCTGTATGATAAGTATGAGGAGTTTGACAACGCCATTATCACCATGATGAACCATCCTTCAGATGCCTGGAAGGAGAGCCAGTTCAAGGACATCATAACCAAG GTTGCTAACGTTGAGCTGTATTACAAAGCCACCCAGTTCTACCTGGAGTTCAAACCGCTGTTACTGAATGACCTGTTGATCGTATTGTCCCCACGTCTCGACCACACTCGTGCCGTCAACTTCTTCAGCAAG gtcaagCAGTTGTCTTTGGTTAAACCATACCTGAGATCTGTACAGAACCACAACAACAAGGCTGTAAATGAGGCACTAAATAATCTCTTCATCACGGAGGAGGATTATCAG gCTCTGCGTACATCTATTGATGCTTACGATAACTTCGACAACATATCTCTGGCTCAGAGCCTGGAGAGGCACGAACTCATCGAGTTCAGGCGAATCGCCGCCTACCTGTTCAAAGGAAACAACCGCTGGAAGCAGAGTGTGGAGCTCTGCAAGAAAGACAAACTCTACAAG GACGCAATGCAGTATGCTTCAGAGTCAAAGGACACAGAGCTGGCTGAGGAGCTGCTGCAGTGGTTCTTGCAGGAAGACAAGAAAGAGTGTTTTGCTGCCTGCCTGTTCACCTGCTACGACCTGCTGAGGCCCGACGTGGTGCTGGAGACCGCCTGGAGGCACAACCTCATGGACTTCTCCATGCCCTACTTCATCCAGGTCATGAGGGAATACCTCAGCAAG GTTGATAAGTTGGATGCTTCTGAGTCTTTGAGGAAAGAGGAAGAACAGCTCACAGAGGCACAACCCATTGTCTATG GCACACCCCAACTGATGCTCACTGCAGGCCCCAATGTCGCAGTCCCCCCACAGCAGCCTTACGGCTACGGCTACCCAACAGCGACTGGCTACGGCCAACCCGCACAGCCAGGCTTCGGCTACGGCATGTAA